The region TCGCCGCTGGTGACGCGGTTCAGCGCCACCGAGGACGAACCCGGCTGGATGAAATTGACGGTTGCATTGCTGCCGATGTTGAAGGTGTTCCAGGTGGCGGCCATGCGGTCGCTGGTTTGCGTGACCGTCATGGTGGCGCCGCTCTGGCCGATGCTGCCGCTGCCGGCGGTGATCTGGCCGTTGGTCGGCAGCGCGCCTGCGTCCAGCGCATGCGCCGGCAACACCGTCAGGCCGCACCAGGCGGTCAGCACGGCGACGCAGGCCGGCTTCAGCGCCGGGTGGATTTTTTTACTGCGATTGTTTCGTGGAGCTTGTGTCATCGCATACCTCAGAACGTGTAGTTGAAGCCCACGCCGAGGGCGCGGATAGTGGTGCCCACGCCGGCCGACAGGCCGGTAGCGCCGAGCACGCCGGAGACGGCGTAGTTGTAGTTCGCCAATGCTTCGTTGCGCAGGATCACGTACTGGCCGAAGAAACGCGTCTGCTTGCTGTACTTGTACGAGAAGCCGACCGCCTGCGAGGTCGCGCCCATGCCGTCGGTCGAGCACTTGACGTTGTTGCCGGCGCTGCTGCCACCAATCATGCTGCAGTCGCCTGCCAGCGCCTTGGCCGCGCTGGCGCGCAATTCGAGCGCGCCGATCTGATGCGAGATGCCGAGCATGTACGCGCGGCGACGGTAGTTGGACAGGTCGGTCGAGGTGGTGCTGGTATTGACCACGCCGGACTCGGAATACGACAGGTCGTCGGCGATCAGCGAGATCTTGGTCTTGCCGAAATCGTAGGCGACGCCGTAGCGGAAACTGAAGTCGCTCGACGAGGTGCCGGCGGTCACGTGCGTGCTGCTGCCGACGCCGCGGGCATCGCGGCCGAGACTGGCGATGCCGAAGTAGTTGATGTGCTGTTCGGCCGCGAACACGGCGGAGAAGCCGCCGTTCTCATACGACAGGCTGCCGCCGTAGAGATAGCCGGTGTCGACATCCGAGGCAGCCTTCATGCTGTTGTTGGAGTACGCCAGCTTGAGCTGGAAGCCATAGAGTTTCGGCGACCAGTAGCCGATCAGACCGTCCTGGCGGCGGTTGAAGGCAGCGTCGTCGTTGTTGGAATTGATGGCGTCGCCGACCGGTCCGGAGTTCTTGGTGATGCTGGTGACAAAACCGGGCGAACCGATGATGTTGTAGTGTGCGGCGCTGGTCAGGCCCTGGAACGGATCGAAGGAGGTGGTGCTCTCCTTCATCGGCGTATCCCAGCGGCCGTACATCAATGTACCGGCCGAGGGATGGTTGAACGCCACCCCGGTGTTGCGCAGATCCTGCGAGTGGGTCCAGTCGGGTACGGCTTCGGCGCTGCGGTTGGTGTAGTTCAGCGACAGGCCCATTTCGAGCTGCCACAGGAACTTCCATTGATCGTAAAGCTGGATGCCGCTGTGCGCACCGATGTAGGAGACGTTGTCGCGCACGCGCCAGAAGCCGGGCATGTTGCGGCCATTCGGCGTGGCCAGCTTGCTCTGGTCAGCGGGCGCCGCCGGGGTGGCGCCGTCGCGGCGCACATACTCCGGCACCAGGCCGAGCGAGCCGTAGATGACGAAGGCGGTTTCCGGTTCCTCGAAATCCTCGCCCTTGCCGGTGGTGTCGGAACCGAAGGCCGAGAAGGCCTGGGGCGAACCCGACACCGAGACCCAAAGACGGCGTGCGTTGCGTTGTTCGGTGCTCGGATTGACGCCGGGCGAATAGGCCGCGGCGGCGTTGAAGACCAGGTCCTTGTTGTAGATGTTGACGCCGACGCCGTAGCCCGAGCGCGACTGATGGTTTTCGCTGGAGTCCCACGGATTCTTGTTGACGGTGACGCGGCCGGCGTCGGCGAACAGGGCGGCTTCGACCACTGAGTTGCCGAGGGTTCCAAACCGCCCGATCAGCTTGCGCAGCTCGATGCGTCCCAGCACGCCTTCGTCGCCGGCGGCTTCGCCGACCGGATAGGCGCGCACGCCGTTGGGGCCGCCCAGGCTCATTTTTTCGGAAGCGTCGAGGTTTTTGTTGGCAAATTGCGCGCTGACCGCCGCCAGCAGCGAATAACCGCCGCCCAATTGCTGCAGGCGGCTGAAGGAAACATTGCTCTTGCTGTAATTGCCGGCCGCCCTGGATGTGATGGCGTCGAGCGCGGCGTCGTTGGCGGTTTCCTTGTCAAGCTGGCCGCGGCCATGGCGCAGGCTCCAGATGTTGTTGCCTTGCGCGCCGAGCAGATTGTCGCGCCAGTCGCCGTACAGCGTGGCGCTCCAGAAGCGCGCCGACTTGGCGACCGCGGTGGCCGCGGTGATGTCCTGGAAGTGGCGGAACTCGGCCGCCAGCGATAGGTTGACGTTGGCCTTGCGGCTGCGATACAGCGCATCGTTGACGAAGAAGCTGGAGACCTTGGCCGAGCCGCTGGCTTGCGCATCCTTGAGGTTCTTGCCGATGTTGTACTGCAGTTCGGCGACGCTGGCGCCGATCGACACGCCGCCGGCGCCGACCGGCATGGAGAAGCTGAGACCGGCGATGCGCAGGCCTTCGAAGGAGTTCTGGGTATTGATGCCGAAGCTCTCGCCCAGACCCAGCGCATCGTTGAGATTGATGTTGGCCGACAGGCGATTGGCGCCGGTGTAATAGTTGCCGTAGTTGTCGATCGACACGCGCGAGGTGATCGCGGTCATCTCGCTGATGCGGATCACGATGTCGGT is a window of Herbaspirillum hiltneri N3 DNA encoding:
- a CDS encoding ShlB/FhaC/HecB family hemolysin secretion/activation protein, with the protein product MNKPRFAAQRRQMLALQVMTMLAAAPLAAQAQTPAPPSSGSIFDANRQQLAPADRERLQTQEQPRGRVQIEKETQDADDASTPTAAPQAAVNVQVIGFTLSGNSAIDDARLQAELQEFIGRELDFNGLRRAASKITNLYRERGYIVARAYLPAQEIRDGQIAIAVREGVIGQVSADTDNNVRLNPAVLQRYLDELQPGTVIRESELEGALLRLSDLAGVSVRAVLRPSAQAGATDIVIRISEMTAITSRVSIDNYGNYYTGANRLSANINLNDALGLGESFGINTQNSFEGLRIAGLSFSMPVGAGGVSIGASVAELQYNIGKNLKDAQASGSAKVSSFFVNDALYRSRKANVNLSLAAEFRHFQDITAATAVAKSARFWSATLYGDWRDNLLGAQGNNIWSLRHGRGQLDKETANDAALDAITSRAAGNYSKSNVSFSRLQQLGGGYSLLAAVSAQFANKNLDASEKMSLGGPNGVRAYPVGEAAGDEGVLGRIELRKLIGRFGTLGNSVVEAALFADAGRVTVNKNPWDSSENHQSRSGYGVGVNIYNKDLVFNAAAAYSPGVNPSTEQRNARRLWVSVSGSPQAFSAFGSDTTGKGEDFEEPETAFVIYGSLGLVPEYVRRDGATPAAPADQSKLATPNGRNMPGFWRVRDNVSYIGAHSGIQLYDQWKFLWQLEMGLSLNYTNRSAEAVPDWTHSQDLRNTGVAFNHPSAGTLMYGRWDTPMKESTTSFDPFQGLTSAAHYNIIGSPGFVTSITKNSGPVGDAINSNNDDAAFNRRQDGLIGYWSPKLYGFQLKLAYSNNSMKAASDVDTGYLYGGSLSYENGGFSAVFAAEQHINYFGIASLGRDARGVGSSTHVTAGTSSSDFSFRYGVAYDFGKTKISLIADDLSYSESGVVNTSTTSTDLSNYRRRAYMLGISHQIGALELRASAAKALAGDCSMIGGSSAGNNVKCSTDGMGATSQAVGFSYKYSKQTRFFGQYVILRNEALANYNYAVSGVLGATGLSAGVGTTIRALGVGFNYTF